From a single Anaerolineales bacterium genomic region:
- a CDS encoding GAF domain-containing protein gives MELEKRHRILVEKLPAVVFIEEFEGHVLQYISPRVKDLLGYSAEEWQADTSLWEASLHPSDRERVLAEDIRTNSTGDAFRIEYRLRHHDGHYVWVKEDASVITGENGAPLHWHGILVDITEQKSAEDAVKRRDEIVKAVGFSAEQFLKSANWEDSVDSVLARLGQTTDVSRVYIFKKVQGPDETFVSQVYEWCNNGIVPQKHNQRLQHISTAEPGYVRWIKNFDQGLPIFGRTNDFPVEEQELLRGQGILSLICIPIQVEKDWWGFIGFDDCVHEREWTEAEIDALRAAANTLGTAIEKKNHEEALLNSEISYRGLFNAVRDAIYVQDQDGRFLDVNDGVVQMYGYPREYFIGKTPEDLSAPGKNDLKKLLKMFQDAFNGEPQQFEFWGLRSNGDVFPKEVQLYKGVYFGSNVVFALAHDITARKQSEGALQKQLRELSVLHLTAQAEATAKDVDSLIQHVTDIISDTLYSDNCGVFLLNETRDFLIPHYSYRGTDADNMCYSIPVDKGIAGRVLSSRQSLRIDDVSLAPEYFKISNNTRSELCAPISIGKKVFGILNVESKQLGAFTERDERLLNTIAGGLANAMERIQLFELEKKRRQQAEILRETTLELTAFFKPEFMFEKIFTLLKKIINYDSASVEMINQGFAEIIAGENIPQELIGTKYSFNAEKWGGMDELRQPVIIPDIHKDDRFVKLEGAEHIRSWMGIPLIVQDKIIGFLNLDNRTPGFFNSEHAAITQTFANQVAIAIENVRLFELEQRRRREADDLRQATASLANTLDLENLLENILDWLEKLAPYDSASIMLKFDQSIRLATSRGLPDEYQIGREFPLTDKWTHLAKTRRPLIIEDAQQDAIFEKWSGSGYIRGWMSVAMFAQDSLIGFINIDSRTPGAYTEEHATRIQTFANQAATAIEKARLFELERKRRETAETVRQAATALTNLLDLPSLHNAILDWLHKIAPYDSASILEIENDHLRITAAVGLPTPDKALNQVFSSDNTLCRIINETGQALIIDDCKDDPRFERWGEATHVRGWMGVPLMSRGQVIGYITLDSRTPNAFTQNDAIAAQTFAHLAGISLENVKLYTETRQRLDELEMMSRISSALRAARDTEEMLPILLNEIKSSIATDTATILLYDHELGGLTPRVTSGWQTDIPKKIFKPGEGIIGRVYASGEPHISPELMDDPWAHPENAPIFGKGWGVITVPIRTANETIGVITVGIKKPRQIETDHIRLIITIAEIAGNAIYRSTLYERSEEQVRRLTTLREMDTAITSSLDLQITLNIITEHLITKMGVSAASILVFNPNSQMLDYYAVKGFQHNEAVQKSISIGDELAGQILLNRQPIYIKSLSNELDARREFMLGEKFKSYYAIPLLSKGAAKGILETYFTDPFTPAADWLDFLQTLAGQATIAIDNAQLFENLQRTNQELSLAYDTTLEGWGKALELRDKETQGHTQRVTNLTVELARQMGISESEIHHIRRGTLLHDIGKMGVPDSILRKPGTLTDEELTEMRKHPKYAYDLLAPIPYLRPTLDIPYCHHEWWDGNGYPRGLKGEEIPLAARIFAVIDVWDALLSDRPYRKAWKEEDVMEYINNLTGKQFDPRVVEAFKKMLETTPGFVYSNFPSEQTHKPRKKTEKQVKSNSKK, from the coding sequence ATGGAACTAGAGAAACGTCATCGCATTCTGGTCGAAAAGCTGCCTGCGGTTGTCTTCATAGAAGAGTTCGAAGGGCATGTTCTTCAATACATAAGCCCACGTGTAAAGGATCTGCTCGGGTATTCTGCCGAGGAGTGGCAAGCAGATACCAGCTTGTGGGAAGCGTCGCTGCATCCCAGTGACAGGGAACGGGTACTGGCAGAGGACATCCGCACCAATAGCACCGGGGATGCATTTCGCATCGAATATCGGCTGCGCCATCATGATGGGCATTATGTCTGGGTCAAGGAGGATGCATCTGTTATCACGGGTGAAAACGGAGCCCCCCTCCATTGGCACGGCATTCTTGTGGATATTACAGAGCAAAAGTCGGCGGAGGATGCGGTGAAGCGCCGCGATGAAATTGTGAAAGCGGTTGGGTTTTCTGCAGAGCAGTTCCTTAAATCCGCCAATTGGGAGGATAGTGTTGACAGCGTCCTTGCCAGATTGGGGCAAACCACGGATGTCAGCCGAGTCTATATATTCAAAAAAGTGCAAGGACCGGACGAGACGTTTGTGTCTCAAGTTTATGAATGGTGTAACAATGGAATTGTGCCCCAGAAGCACAATCAGAGACTCCAACACATCAGCACTGCGGAACCAGGATATGTCCGCTGGATAAAGAACTTCGATCAGGGCTTGCCCATATTCGGCAGGACGAACGATTTCCCGGTTGAGGAACAGGAATTGCTACGAGGACAAGGAATCCTTTCTCTGATATGCATACCGATCCAGGTAGAAAAGGATTGGTGGGGATTTATCGGATTTGATGATTGCGTGCATGAGCGCGAGTGGACAGAGGCAGAAATAGATGCATTGCGTGCCGCTGCAAATACGCTCGGCACGGCAATTGAGAAAAAGAACCATGAAGAAGCCTTGTTGAACAGCGAGATCAGTTACCGAGGTCTGTTCAATGCCGTGCGCGACGCCATTTACGTCCAAGATCAGGATGGGCGCTTCCTTGACGTCAATGACGGCGTGGTGCAAATGTACGGATATCCAAGGGAATACTTCATCGGAAAAACCCCTGAGGATCTGAGCGCACCCGGAAAAAATGACCTGAAGAAGCTCTTAAAGATGTTTCAAGATGCGTTCAACGGCGAACCGCAACAGTTCGAGTTCTGGGGATTACGAAGTAACGGAGATGTTTTTCCAAAGGAAGTCCAACTCTATAAGGGGGTATATTTTGGGAGCAATGTCGTTTTCGCGCTGGCTCATGACATTACAGCAAGGAAACAGTCTGAGGGAGCACTGCAAAAACAATTGAGGGAATTGAGCGTCCTTCACCTGACGGCACAGGCAGAGGCAACCGCCAAGGATGTGGATTCCCTGATCCAACATGTAACGGATATTATCAGCGACACTTTGTACTCGGATAATTGCGGCGTTTTTCTATTAAATGAAACAAGAGATTTTCTGATCCCACATTATTCGTACCGAGGTACAGACGCTGACAACATGTGTTACAGCATACCTGTTGACAAAGGGATTGCAGGAAGGGTGCTCTCTTCCAGACAGTCCCTTCGAATAGATGATGTTTCTCTCGCGCCTGAATACTTCAAGATATCCAACAACACGCGCTCAGAGCTTTGCGCCCCAATCAGCATTGGAAAAAAGGTGTTTGGGATCTTGAACGTAGAGAGCAAACAATTGGGTGCCTTCACCGAAAGGGACGAGCGTCTGCTCAATACGATCGCTGGCGGGTTGGCAAATGCCATGGAACGCATCCAACTCTTCGAGTTGGAAAAGAAGCGCCGCCAACAGGCGGAGATCCTGCGCGAAACTACTCTCGAACTGACAGCCTTTTTCAAACCAGAATTCATGTTCGAAAAAATCTTTACGCTATTGAAAAAAATAATCAACTATGACAGCGCGTCCGTTGAAATGATCAACCAGGGATTTGCCGAGATCATAGCAGGGGAAAATATTCCCCAAGAACTGATTGGCACAAAATATTCCTTCAATGCTGAGAAATGGGGCGGTATGGATGAGCTCCGTCAGCCTGTGATCATTCCGGATATTCACAAGGATGATAGGTTTGTCAAACTTGAAGGGGCAGAACACATCCGAAGCTGGATGGGTATACCTTTGATCGTGCAGGACAAAATCATCGGTTTCCTTAACCTTGACAATCGTACGCCTGGTTTCTTTAACAGTGAACATGCAGCCATTACCCAAACTTTTGCCAATCAGGTTGCGATCGCAATCGAAAATGTTCGTCTATTCGAATTGGAACAACGCCGCCGCAGGGAGGCGGATGATCTGCGTCAAGCCACAGCATCGCTTGCCAATACATTGGATTTGGAAAATCTACTCGAGAACATTCTAGACTGGCTGGAAAAACTGGCTCCATACGACAGCGCCTCCATTATGCTGAAATTTGATCAGTCCATCCGTCTCGCTACAAGCCGCGGCTTGCCCGATGAATATCAAATCGGACGTGAATTCCCTCTCACTGACAAGTGGACCCATCTTGCAAAAACACGCAGGCCTCTTATCATTGAGGACGCGCAACAGGATGCAATCTTTGAAAAATGGTCCGGCAGTGGATATATCCGCGGTTGGATGTCGGTTGCCATGTTCGCCCAAGACTCATTGATAGGGTTCATCAACATTGACAGCCGAACGCCGGGAGCATACACCGAGGAACATGCCACCCGCATTCAGACGTTCGCCAATCAAGCCGCAACCGCCATCGAAAAAGCGCGCCTATTCGAGTTGGAAAGAAAACGCCGGGAAACAGCCGAGACTGTCAGGCAGGCAGCCACCGCGCTAACCAATTTACTCGACCTGCCCTCCCTGCACAATGCCATTCTGGATTGGCTCCATAAGATTGCGCCGTACGACAGTGCATCCATTTTGGAAATCGAAAATGACCATCTTCGCATCACCGCTGCTGTGGGATTGCCAACTCCCGACAAGGCATTGAATCAGGTCTTTTCATCGGACAACACACTGTGCAGGATCATCAACGAAACTGGCCAGGCATTGATCATTGACGATTGCAAGGATGATCCACGCTTTGAAAGGTGGGGAGAAGCCACCCATGTGCGCGGATGGATGGGTGTCCCGCTCATGTCGCGTGGACAGGTAATTGGCTATATCACATTGGACAGCCGCACTCCCAATGCCTTCACACAAAATGACGCAATTGCAGCGCAGACCTTCGCCCACTTGGCAGGCATATCCCTGGAAAATGTCAAGCTTTATACAGAAACAAGACAACGACTTGATGAACTGGAAATGATGAGCCGCATCTCGTCCGCGCTTCGTGCTGCGCGCGATACAGAGGAGATGCTTCCCATCCTCCTCAACGAGATCAAATCAAGCATTGCCACTGACACGGCAACGATCCTGCTCTACGACCATGAGCTCGGAGGATTGACACCGCGTGTCACAAGCGGCTGGCAAACCGATATCCCCAAGAAAATTTTCAAGCCCGGCGAAGGGATCATTGGAAGGGTATATGCCAGCGGGGAGCCACATATCAGCCCCGAATTAATGGATGATCCCTGGGCGCATCCTGAAAATGCCCCGATCTTTGGCAAAGGCTGGGGAGTGATCACAGTTCCGATCCGTACGGCAAATGAAACCATTGGCGTGATCACGGTCGGTATCAAAAAACCGCGCCAGATCGAAACCGATCATATACGCCTGATCATCACCATCGCGGAGATTGCCGGGAATGCGATCTACCGTTCAACTTTATACGAACGAAGCGAGGAACAGGTGCGCCGCCTGACAACCCTTCGTGAAATGGATACCGCAATTACATCCAGTCTTGACCTGCAGATCACGCTCAATATCATTACCGAACACCTGATCACCAAGATGGGCGTCAGCGCAGCGTCAATTTTGGTTTTCAATCCGAACAGCCAAATGCTGGATTATTACGCTGTCAAAGGTTTTCAGCATAACGAGGCTGTTCAGAAATCCATAAGCATCGGCGACGAACTTGCGGGACAAATCCTTTTGAACCGCCAACCAATTTACATAAAATCTCTTTCCAACGAATTGGATGCAAGGCGCGAATTCATGTTAGGAGAAAAGTTTAAAAGCTACTATGCCATCCCGCTATTAAGCAAAGGTGCTGCAAAAGGGATTTTGGAAACCTACTTCACCGATCCGTTCACCCCTGCCGCAGACTGGCTTGATTTCCTGCAAACACTTGCTGGTCAAGCCACCATCGCCATTGATAATGCGCAACTGTTCGAGAATCTGCAGCGCACCAACCAAGAGCTTTCCCTCGCTTATGATACGACCCTCGAGGGATGGGGAAAAGCCCTCGAACTTCGCGATAAAGAGACTCAAGGACATACACAACGCGTCACCAACCTGACCGTGGAACTGGCTCGGCAAATGGGCATTTCTGAGTCTGAGATCCATCACATCCGCCGCGGAACGCTGCTGCATGATATTGGGAAAATGGGCGTTCCAGACAGCATCCTCCGAAAACCAGGCACACTTACCGATGAAGAACTGACCGAAATGAGGAAACATCCGAAATACGCTTACGACTTGCTCGCCCCAATTCCTTATCTGCGCCCAACGCTGGATATCCCCTACTGCCACCACGAATGGTGGGATGGAAACGGCTATCCGCGCGGATTAAAGGGAGAGGAGATTCCCCTTGCCGCCCGCATCTTTGCTGTCATCGATGTTTGGGATGCCCTGCTCTCAGACCGTCCCTATCGTAAAGCCTGGAAGGAGGAAGATGTAATGGAATACATCAACAATCTCACAGGAAAGCAATTCGACCCGCGCGTCGTGGAAGCGTTCAAGAAAATGCTCGAAACCACGCCAGGATTTGTTTATTCCAATTTCCCCAGCGAACAAACTCATAAACCTCGCAAAAAGACAGAAAAACAAGTAAAATCAAATAGCAAAAAATAA
- a CDS encoding DNA-directed RNA polymerase subunit beta has translation MASSLPQKSYARIPVKLDLPNLIEVQLDSFERLKKEGLGDLFHEVSPIESYNKGMKLFFPSRGPESQQWGLKYWFGEPKHTIEECVERDLTYASPLYVSVLLAGPDVPEPIKQDIFLGDFPEMTDKGTFIVNGTERVVVSQLIRSPGVYFEAPADRATGRLLAMAKLIPDRGAWMEFETRKSDYIILKFNRKRTVPITVFLRALAAVSDGMKDSPIKHGTDEEILSIFKDVDNNPDRMFIASTIKQEPDWEDNAKQPIAEQALIEFFKKMRPGDPATLENARQFLEEQLFDQRHYDLERVGRYKLNQKLDLKIPIPHRTVTKSDIIRLIRRMIQINNAKERPDDIDHLGNRRVKTVGELIQNKLRIGLRRMERVIKERMSIRDQEQLSPVTLVNIRPVVAALREFFGSSQLSQFMDQTNPLAELRHKRTLSALGPGGLRRERAGFDVRDVHHSHYGRICPIETPEGPNIGLIGRLASFARVNEYGFIETPYRKVYQSLHASDERLEGRTLRQDVYDPKSEELLFKSGTEIDAKMYKKLSKFDMEIGIVPYVSDDVDYLSADAEDKYTIAQANAALTEKSEFSRERISCRYHSGFLFSNPESVEYMDVAPHQVVGISAALIPFLEHDDANRALMGSNMMAQAVPLVRPEIPLVSTGMEGHAALDSGQVVVAEADGEVVSVTGSSITVKEKRSGNRVYQLRKYQRSNQSTCIDQRPSVVKGQLIKAGDIIADSSSTDSGQLALGQNVVVAFLSWEGGNFEDAILLSERLVQNDRFTSVHIEKHEVEARDTKLGPEEITRDIPNVGDDAIKDLDENGIIRIGAEVGPNDILVGKITPKGEKELTPEERLLRAIFGEKSRDVKDTSLRMPHGERGKVVDVKVFTREDNSDLSAGVDMMVRVSVAQRRKITAGDKMAGRHGNKGVVSKVVPIEDMPFLEDGTPVDIILNPLGVPGRMNIGQVLEVHLGWAAKRMGFRAITPVFDGATEEQIEAELARAWIMDQAWKVAAERAWEWIKEQEYDPNSIEDDDEVRRLYLEDWLDKRRYDVYSLNDPVYARHATAREWLREKGYDNPDEILLEDRNIASRDPEFDRMAIHACLRLWMELNGITRRVAEDKVYETAQELAKEKGVPLPTLGKQTLRDGKAGLPYDQPVTVGVMTILKLHHLVEDKVHARSTGPYSLVTQQPLGGKAQFGGQRFGEMEVWALEAYGAAHTLQEMLTVKSDDVQGRVNTYEAIVKGEPIEEPSIPASFRVLVKELQSLGLAVEAINEGGDVVKFGKDEEKAHPPRHDTGLLSLGENQTRKK, from the coding sequence ATGGCATCTTCTTTGCCCCAAAAAAGTTACGCGCGTATCCCGGTAAAACTAGACCTACCCAACCTGATCGAAGTACAACTTGATTCATTTGAACGGCTTAAAAAGGAAGGTTTGGGCGATCTCTTCCACGAGGTTTCCCCGATTGAATCCTACAATAAGGGAATGAAACTTTTCTTCCCGAGCCGCGGACCCGAATCCCAGCAGTGGGGATTGAAATATTGGTTTGGCGAACCCAAGCATACCATCGAAGAATGTGTCGAGCGGGATCTGACCTATGCCAGCCCGCTTTATGTTTCCGTTCTCCTTGCAGGTCCCGATGTGCCCGAACCCATCAAACAGGATATTTTTCTCGGCGACTTCCCTGAGATGACCGACAAGGGGACGTTCATTGTAAATGGCACGGAGCGCGTCGTCGTCTCGCAGTTGATCCGCTCCCCGGGTGTCTACTTTGAAGCCCCCGCGGACCGCGCTACTGGACGCCTGCTCGCCATGGCGAAACTTATCCCAGACCGCGGCGCGTGGATGGAATTCGAAACCCGCAAATCCGATTACATTATTCTGAAGTTCAACCGCAAACGCACCGTGCCGATCACGGTGTTCCTTCGCGCACTTGCCGCTGTCAGCGATGGGATGAAGGATTCTCCCATCAAGCACGGCACGGACGAGGAGATCCTTTCCATTTTCAAGGACGTGGACAATAATCCCGACCGCATGTTCATTGCCTCTACCATTAAGCAGGAACCTGATTGGGAAGACAACGCCAAACAACCGATCGCCGAACAGGCATTGATCGAATTCTTCAAGAAGATGCGCCCCGGTGATCCCGCCACGTTGGAAAATGCCCGTCAGTTTCTGGAAGAACAGCTTTTCGACCAGCGTCATTACGACCTTGAACGTGTTGGTCGCTACAAACTTAACCAGAAACTTGATCTGAAAATACCGATTCCCCATCGCACCGTGACCAAGAGCGATATCATCCGTTTGATCCGCCGCATGATCCAGATCAATAATGCGAAGGAACGCCCCGATGACATCGATCATCTCGGCAACCGCCGCGTCAAGACTGTGGGTGAGTTGATCCAGAACAAGCTCCGCATCGGTTTGCGCCGTATGGAGCGCGTAATTAAAGAACGCATGTCCATTCGCGATCAGGAACAGCTTTCCCCTGTCACACTGGTTAACATCCGCCCTGTGGTGGCGGCTCTGCGTGAATTTTTCGGGTCATCCCAGCTCTCCCAATTCATGGACCAAACCAACCCGTTGGCTGAGCTGCGTCACAAACGTACGCTTTCAGCGCTGGGTCCCGGCGGTCTGCGGCGTGAACGCGCCGGTTTCGATGTCCGCGACGTCCACCACTCGCACTATGGACGCATTTGCCCCATCGAAACTCCGGAAGGTCCGAACATCGGTTTGATCGGACGTTTGGCTTCCTTTGCGCGCGTAAATGAATATGGCTTTATCGAAACTCCATACCGCAAAGTGTATCAATCTCTTCATGCATCGGACGAACGACTGGAAGGCAGGACTCTGCGCCAGGATGTGTATGATCCCAAGTCCGAGGAGCTGCTTTTCAAATCTGGCACTGAGATCGATGCCAAGATGTATAAGAAGTTGTCGAAGTTCGACATGGAGATCGGCATTGTGCCGTATGTTTCCGATGATGTGGATTACCTCTCGGCGGATGCGGAAGACAAGTATACGATCGCACAGGCAAATGCTGCGTTGACTGAGAAGAGCGAATTCTCCCGTGAGCGCATTTCCTGCCGTTACCATTCGGGCTTTTTGTTCTCGAATCCTGAAAGTGTGGAGTATATGGATGTGGCGCCGCACCAGGTTGTGGGCATCAGTGCTGCATTGATCCCGTTCCTTGAGCATGATGACGCCAACCGCGCGCTCATGGGTTCGAACATGATGGCGCAGGCTGTGCCGCTTGTCCGTCCTGAGATCCCGCTTGTTTCTACGGGCATGGAAGGACATGCCGCGCTTGACTCCGGTCAGGTTGTGGTGGCTGAGGCGGATGGTGAAGTTGTCTCGGTGACAGGATCAAGCATAACGGTCAAAGAGAAGCGCAGCGGCAACCGTGTGTATCAGCTCCGTAAATATCAGCGTTCCAATCAAAGCACGTGCATTGATCAGCGTCCATCCGTTGTGAAAGGGCAGTTGATCAAAGCTGGCGACATCATCGCCGATTCGTCGTCCACCGATAGCGGGCAGTTGGCGCTGGGGCAAAATGTGGTTGTTGCGTTCCTTTCGTGGGAAGGCGGCAACTTTGAAGATGCGATTTTGCTCTCCGAGCGCCTTGTGCAGAATGACCGCTTTACCTCGGTTCATATTGAAAAGCATGAGGTGGAGGCGCGCGATACCAAGCTCGGACCCGAAGAGATCACACGCGACATTCCGAACGTCGGTGATGATGCGATCAAAGACCTTGATGAAAACGGCATTATCCGTATCGGTGCGGAAGTTGGACCGAACGATATTCTCGTCGGTAAGATCACACCGAAGGGTGAAAAGGAATTAACACCTGAAGAACGTTTGTTACGCGCCATCTTTGGCGAGAAGTCGCGCGACGTGAAGGACACATCGCTGCGCATGCCTCATGGTGAGCGCGGCAAGGTGGTGGATGTGAAGGTGTTCACTCGCGAAGACAATTCCGATCTTTCCGCTGGCGTGGATATGATGGTGCGTGTCTCTGTTGCACAGCGCCGCAAGATCACGGCTGGCGATAAGATGGCAGGGCGTCACGGTAATAAAGGTGTTGTCTCCAAGGTGGTTCCCATCGAGGATATGCCCTTCCTTGAGGACGGCACGCCTGTTGATATCATCCTGAATCCGCTCGGCGTGCCCGGTCGTATGAACATTGGTCAGGTGCTGGAGGTCCATTTGGGCTGGGCGGCGAAGCGTATGGGTTTCCGTGCGATCACGCCGGTGTTCGATGGCGCAACCGAAGAACAGATCGAAGCCGAACTCGCGCGTGCCTGGATCATGGATCAAGCCTGGAAGGTCGCTGCTGAGCGCGCATGGGAATGGATCAAGGAACAGGAATACGACCCGAACTCCATCGAAGATGATGATGAGGTCCGCCGCCTGTATCTCGAAGACTGGCTCGATAAGCGCCGCTACGATGTCTATAGTTTGAATGACCCTGTTTATGCGCGTCACGCCACCGCTCGTGAATGGTTGCGCGAAAAGGGGTATGACAACCCTGACGAGATTCTGCTTGAAGACCGCAACATTGCCAGCCGCGATCCCGAATTCGATCGAATGGCGATTCATGCCTGTCTACGTTTGTGGATGGAATTGAATGGAATTACCCGCCGCGTTGCTGAAGACAAGGTATATGAAACTGCACAGGAACTTGCCAAGGAAAAAGGTGTGCCTCTGCCGACTCTTGGAAAGCAGACTTTGCGTGATGGCAAGGCGGGTCTTCCATACGACCAGCCTGTCACTGTTGGTGTGATGACGATCCTCAAGCTCCATCACTTGGTGGAAGATAAAGTGCATGCTCGCTCTACGGGTCCATACAGTCTGGTCACCCAGCAGCCGCTGGGCGGTAAGGCGCAGTTCGGTGGTCAGCGCTTCGGTGAAATGGAAGTGTGGGCGCTCGAAGCCTATGGCGCCGCGCACACACTTCAGGAAATGTTGACCGTGAAATCGGATGATGTCCAGGGACGCGTCAACACCTATGAAGCGATCGTGAAAGGTGAACCGATCGAAGAACCAAGCATCCCCGCATCCTTCCGCGTGTTGGTAAAGGAATTGCAATCCCTTGGTCTTGCCGTGGAGGCGATCAACGAGGGCGGTGATGTGGTCAAGTTTGGCAAGGACGAAGAGAAGGCGCACCCGCCCAGACATGACACCGGCTTGTTGAGCTTGGGAGAGAATCAAACCAGAAAAAAGTAG
- the rpsL gene encoding 30S ribosomal protein S12: MPTVNQMVRKGRKNKNAKSKSPALQYTLNSFKQRRFRQDKGAPQKRGVCTVVRTMTPKKPNSALRKIARVRLSNGIEVTAYIPGEGHQLQEHSVVLVRGGRVKDLPGVRYHIVRGSLDTTGVANRKQGRSKYGAKRPK, translated from the coding sequence GTGCCGACAGTAAATCAAATGGTCCGCAAGGGCCGCAAAAACAAAAATGCAAAAAGCAAGTCACCCGCTTTGCAATATACACTGAACAGCTTCAAACAGCGTCGTTTCCGTCAGGACAAGGGCGCTCCGCAGAAGCGCGGTGTTTGTACTGTGGTGCGTACGATGACCCCCAAGAAGCCGAACTCTGCGTTGCGCAAGATCGCTCGTGTGCGTTTGAGCAATGGCATCGAGGTTACGGCGTACATTCCGGGTGAAGGCCATCAACTGCAGGAGCACTCGGTGGTGTTGGTCCGTGGCGGTCGTGTAAAGGACCTGCCGGGCGTACGCTATCACATCGTGCGCGGCTCCCTCGATACCACCGGCGTTGCAAATCGTAAACAGGGCCGCTCGAAGTACGGCGCGAAGCGTCCGAAGTAA
- the rpsG gene encoding 30S ribosomal protein S7: protein MRRAKPETREILPDIRFNSVNVQTMIQHVLKRGKKSVATGLVYDAMEMIKDRTEKSPMEVFDGALKNVSPAMEVRPRRVGGATYQVPMEVSAERRTTLAIRWILSAARERSGKSFSDKLASELIDAFNETGSSIRKRDETHKMAEANRAFSHYRI from the coding sequence ATGCGTAGAGCAAAACCTGAGACCCGGGAAATCCTTCCCGATATCCGTTTTAATAGCGTCAATGTTCAGACCATGATCCAGCATGTGCTCAAGAGAGGCAAGAAGAGCGTTGCAACTGGGCTGGTTTATGATGCGATGGAAATGATCAAAGATCGAACCGAGAAGAGCCCCATGGAAGTCTTCGATGGTGCCCTCAAGAATGTCAGCCCCGCCATGGAAGTCCGCCCGCGGCGTGTGGGTGGGGCGACCTATCAGGTTCCCATGGAAGTTTCCGCCGAACGCCGCACCACCCTGGCGATTCGCTGGATCCTTTCTGCGGCTCGTGAACGCTCTGGGAAATCATTCTCCGATAAACTTGCATCCGAGTTAATCGATGCGTTTAATGAGACCGGCTCATCCATCCGCAAGCGTGATGAAACCCACAAGATGGCAGAGGCGAACCGCGCCTTTTCCCATTACCGTATCTAA